One stretch of Chitinophaga pendula DNA includes these proteins:
- a CDS encoding tetratricopeptide repeat-containing sensor histidine kinase, producing MKRYSLSIFLLLLAVFCQAQSTSNDRYTDSIQHIMNSPANDSIKAASAFHLSEYWVLKDTARAHKYLEQGYRYAKENNYLHAAYQYYKGFFLAKTYPEQGQSVLLKADTLLSRFPTKDAYRLRARVWHNYGVIRQHQDDHKVFADIILNKAIPMAKMAGDSAYIARNYLNLCIVFKNHQDFAKAAEYCRMAIQGFTRANADPEMIITAYYTAAENYSLWMKPRDASPLLDSAKAWLDRYPDVNEWIPYYKAEGMHYTVQFRYPEALHSLEKGLELARKKGDRYEEQSIIMQQFYVYYNQKDYNKALKAFQFLLQQPEIMTLQHNRLQLYYGMAETYVAMNRPGPAYEWLKRYSQLNDTIYESRLKTDINALEVKYNAAENKRQITALESEKKEAALKAKNTRLTIGLLIVVIVALLISSILAIVFYRSNKKLSAQKEINYQQQLREMTQQQQLIATRAMLDGEERERSRLSRDLHDGLGGMLSGIKMKLARQVADMQHLPAVHTLDDTIIQLDHSVDELRRIARNLMPESLLKFGLETAINDLCEGLSSQHTQIDFQYLVDQPVMPLVAQLNIYRIIQELLTNAIRHSAATSILLQCSRNGRQFFITVEDNGKGFDSTHAHSKPGIGLTSLHHRVDYLQGKIQINSTPNTGTTADVELLIPAE from the coding sequence ATGAAAAGATATTCCCTGTCCATCTTCCTCCTGCTTTTGGCTGTTTTTTGTCAGGCACAATCAACATCCAATGACCGCTATACCGACAGTATCCAGCATATAATGAACAGCCCCGCCAACGACAGCATCAAAGCCGCATCCGCCTTTCACCTGTCGGAATACTGGGTGCTGAAGGATACTGCACGTGCACACAAATACCTGGAACAGGGATATCGCTATGCCAAAGAAAATAACTACCTGCACGCCGCCTATCAATACTATAAAGGCTTCTTCCTGGCCAAAACCTACCCGGAGCAGGGACAATCAGTATTGCTCAAAGCAGATACCCTGCTGAGCCGTTTTCCTACCAAAGATGCTTATCGCCTCCGCGCCAGGGTATGGCACAACTACGGCGTGATAAGACAACACCAGGACGATCATAAGGTCTTTGCCGATATCATCCTCAATAAAGCGATTCCCATGGCTAAAATGGCGGGAGATAGCGCTTATATCGCCAGAAACTACCTCAACCTGTGTATCGTCTTCAAAAATCACCAGGACTTCGCCAAAGCAGCCGAATATTGCCGGATGGCCATACAGGGTTTTACACGTGCCAACGCCGATCCCGAAATGATCATCACCGCCTACTACACCGCCGCAGAAAACTACAGCCTCTGGATGAAACCCCGGGACGCATCCCCCTTGCTGGATAGTGCCAAAGCATGGCTCGACCGGTACCCCGATGTCAACGAATGGATACCCTACTATAAAGCAGAAGGTATGCACTATACCGTGCAGTTCCGCTACCCGGAAGCACTGCACAGCCTGGAGAAAGGCCTCGAACTGGCCAGGAAAAAAGGAGATCGCTACGAAGAACAAAGCATCATCATGCAACAGTTCTACGTATACTACAACCAGAAAGATTACAACAAAGCCCTCAAAGCATTCCAATTCCTGCTCCAGCAACCGGAGATTATGACCTTGCAGCACAACCGCCTCCAGCTCTATTACGGAATGGCCGAAACCTATGTGGCAATGAACCGCCCCGGACCAGCCTACGAATGGCTGAAACGCTACAGCCAGCTAAACGATACCATCTACGAAAGTCGCCTGAAAACAGACATCAACGCATTGGAAGTAAAATATAACGCTGCCGAAAATAAAAGACAGATCACCGCCCTGGAGTCCGAGAAAAAAGAAGCCGCGCTCAAAGCTAAAAATACCCGCCTGACCATAGGACTGCTGATCGTCGTGATCGTCGCATTGCTGATCAGCTCCATACTCGCCATCGTATTCTACCGCAGTAACAAAAAACTGTCCGCACAGAAAGAGATCAACTATCAGCAACAGCTGCGCGAGATGACACAACAGCAGCAACTCATCGCTACCAGAGCTATGCTCGATGGAGAAGAACGCGAACGAAGCCGCCTCTCCAGAGATCTGCACGACGGACTAGGGGGCATGCTGTCCGGCATTAAAATGAAACTGGCCCGGCAGGTAGCAGACATGCAGCACCTGCCCGCCGTACATACCCTCGACGATACCATCATCCAGCTGGATCATTCCGTAGATGAACTGCGCCGCATCGCCCGCAACCTCATGCCCGAAAGCTTGCTGAAGTTCGGACTGGAAACCGCCATCAACGACCTTTGCGAAGGCCTCTCCAGCCAACACACACAGATCGACTTTCAATACCTCGTCGACCAACCCGTCATGCCGCTGGTCGCACAGCTCAATATCTATCGTATCATTCAGGAACTGTTGACCAATGCCATCCGGCATAGCGCCGCCACCAGCATACTCCTGCAATGCAGCCGTAATGGCCGCCAGTTCTTCATAACAGTAGAAGATAATGGCAAAGGCTTCGATAGCACACATGCACACAGTAAACCCGGCATCGGCCTTACCAGCCTCCATCATCGTGTAGACTACCTCCAGGGCAAAATACAGATCAACTCCACCCCCAATACAGGCACAACAGCAGATGTAGAACTCCTCATCCCCGCAGAATAA
- a CDS encoding twin-arginine translocation signal domain-containing protein, translating into MHHSRRDFLRLGAMGGAGLLLPSMAPAVPPLPLTGHPLTDLSTQLLQDWGSALLQLQVKTPSVKGVHGGILCPGCGVIHGRCGDAIYPFLYLADRTGDRRYVEAAIALYDWMEVMVSTADGAWLNEVTVSDWKGTTVFGTTALAESLLYFGHLLPAAIKTKWTARLRKAANYVYTTFTIQTGNINYPIAASYALCLAGKLLEHAPFIEKGRELAQQSKAYFTANGLLYGEGRPTPERSAKGCYSVDLGYNVEESLPSLVQYALLMKDEELLQLVIRAMQAHAEFLLPDGGWDNSWGTRHYKWTWWGSRTSDGCHPAYGLLVERDPMFYQVVLSNTQLLRQCTHDKLLYGGPHYQQQGVLPCVAHTLAHSKALTTLLLHPPAVPRPAALLPRAKTYGSKHFPEIATWLVSKGDFRATVTAYDVEYKMKAGHPSGGALSLLWHSKAGPLLTASMSRYQLQEGLNMQRNDDPEDICLTPGFVWRSGKNIFRNILDLQGEVDVQQQADTLLFHTRARLVDEQQQPADHAICHVSYIFSEDSVTIQAKADHEDAVFSIPLIASTTETVKQIDPLQLKIRKAHAVVQVTANVPLELPRGIEGRTFNFVPGMQALPVLCKGREIRMTIKIG; encoded by the coding sequence ATGCATCATTCCAGACGTGATTTCCTACGCCTCGGCGCCATGGGCGGTGCGGGGCTGTTACTACCCTCCATGGCGCCCGCTGTTCCCCCACTTCCCCTGACCGGCCATCCACTTACGGACCTGAGTACGCAATTGTTGCAGGACTGGGGTTCGGCCCTGTTACAGTTGCAGGTAAAGACTCCTTCGGTGAAGGGCGTACACGGCGGTATCCTTTGTCCGGGCTGCGGGGTGATACATGGCCGTTGTGGCGATGCTATCTATCCATTCCTGTACCTGGCGGATAGGACCGGAGATCGCCGGTATGTGGAAGCAGCTATCGCCCTATATGACTGGATGGAGGTGATGGTGAGTACGGCAGACGGAGCCTGGCTCAATGAAGTGACGGTCAGTGACTGGAAAGGCACCACGGTATTTGGCACTACGGCACTGGCTGAGTCGTTATTATATTTCGGACACCTGTTGCCAGCAGCGATCAAAACCAAATGGACGGCACGACTCCGTAAAGCGGCGAACTATGTCTATACAACTTTTACGATCCAGACTGGCAATATCAATTATCCTATTGCAGCCAGCTATGCGTTGTGTCTGGCAGGTAAATTACTGGAGCACGCGCCTTTCATCGAGAAAGGCCGGGAACTGGCGCAGCAGAGTAAGGCTTACTTTACCGCCAACGGGTTATTGTACGGTGAAGGGCGGCCTACACCGGAGCGTAGTGCCAAGGGCTGTTATTCGGTGGACCTGGGATATAATGTTGAGGAATCGCTACCATCGCTGGTACAATATGCACTACTGATGAAAGATGAGGAGCTGCTTCAGCTCGTCATCCGCGCTATGCAGGCACATGCAGAGTTTTTGTTGCCTGACGGCGGGTGGGATAACAGCTGGGGAACGCGCCATTATAAATGGACCTGGTGGGGAAGCCGTACCAGCGACGGTTGTCATCCGGCGTACGGATTGCTGGTGGAGAGAGATCCTATGTTTTACCAGGTGGTACTATCCAACACACAGTTATTGCGGCAATGTACGCACGATAAATTATTGTATGGCGGTCCTCATTATCAACAGCAAGGTGTATTACCCTGTGTGGCGCATACGCTGGCACACAGCAAGGCTTTGACCACGCTCCTGTTACATCCTCCTGCTGTTCCCCGCCCGGCGGCATTATTGCCCCGGGCGAAAACCTATGGTAGCAAACATTTCCCTGAAATTGCGACCTGGCTGGTATCCAAAGGTGATTTCAGGGCTACTGTCACCGCTTATGATGTCGAATATAAAATGAAGGCCGGTCATCCCAGTGGCGGCGCTTTATCCCTTTTATGGCATAGTAAGGCCGGCCCTTTACTCACAGCCAGCATGAGCCGGTATCAACTGCAGGAAGGCCTGAACATGCAACGTAATGACGATCCGGAGGATATATGCCTCACACCTGGTTTTGTATGGCGCTCCGGCAAAAACATCTTCCGCAATATACTGGACCTGCAGGGAGAGGTTGACGTACAGCAACAGGCAGATACGCTGCTGTTCCACACACGTGCCCGGCTTGTAGATGAGCAGCAGCAGCCTGCTGACCATGCAATCTGCCATGTCAGTTATATTTTCAGCGAAGATAGTGTGACGATACAGGCAAAAGCAGATCATGAAGACGCTGTTTTTAGTATACCGCTGATCGCCAGTACTACAGAAACGGTAAAGCAGATCGATCCCCTGCAACTGAAGATACGGAAAGCGCATGCGGTCGTGCAGGTCACTGCCAACGTACCTTTGGAGCTCCCCAGGGGTATAGAAGGCCGTACGTTCAATTTTGTACCGGGTATGCAGGCATTACCAGTTCTATGTAAGGGCCGGGAGATACGCATGACGATCAAGATCGGGTAG
- a CDS encoding Ig-like domain-containing protein, with product MKKHTSLVSLPLGSSLICVVTLILTSLTLTSHAQRKLVWEDQFNGTTLNPQYWTYEVGDGCNKGNCGWGNQELEYYTNRSSNVRLEGGSLVIEARREDMGGKPFTSGRIKTAGRVAFRYGALEARIKVPRVANGLWPAFWLLGATGGTWPKNGEIDILEIGAAASISAGTVNRTVRGTSHWWANIPGGYVGHAEYGRDTTTAVELNNDFHLYKVEWDPAFITVFLDNAPYYKIAIDGGNGLETFQNPFYIILNLAVGGNYTGIHSAAGITAALPGRMEIDYIKLYQDVTRNENLLLNGDDAPEGNYGIFTDNTAVNDKVTFGAGADLFLWNNITNITPAPAPFEGSNGWAFRAAAGNWFGLGVANDAKNMSNYANGTLKFHMKTSSTANFKVGIATDGGEGWIQFNRTNEYGLQRDGQWHEVSIPISAFGLQDLSLTTQLFMLSGDAPAATMDFFLDNIYYTGGVSANPAPRVTITNLANEAVFNTPAAIPIQTNASDPNGTISKVVFYSNDNYLGTVTTAPFNYTWNNNTPGIYRLTAKATDNQGKTTTSKPVTVLVSRPGNTAPTIRITAPTSTTPYRKLAKVNIETAINDDGVIYKVEFYNGSTLLGTVNKAPFTFTWNNVDQGTYTITAKVFDSGKLTGTAAPVTFTVRDNRITTDRYGIYSDDASLPDKLTYGLDANLYVWNNLTGITGAAPQEGTNVMAFRAAAANWFGLGVSHDVRNLSIFSNGYLKFWFKTSYQGAFKFSVISQNGQRDIAFAAGEQKLGLLRDGQWHQVVIPVNTLSGVDLTTITQAFTFSGDAPAATADFFIDNIYYTTSLNDTPSRNNLALNKPATASTTENAGTPAASAVDGSKATRWSSVFGDGPHSLTVDLGAVYNINEVNITWEAASAKDYEIQLSNDQQNWSPLKTVTGNTSLENSWTGLSGTGRYIRVNCTARNTAYGYSIFELEVYGNSTSGSVMSKDKTGNNDAGWQLRLLPNPATGAQIQLYSNRPLRQVTVFDINGRAITRQQTGATAKAGGLYTIDISTLPSGIYVLEAHTTERSRQTIKLLRQ from the coding sequence ATGAAAAAACACACCTCCCTTGTTAGCCTGCCGCTAGGCAGCAGCCTTATTTGCGTCGTTACACTGATACTCACATCATTAACCCTCACCTCTCATGCCCAGCGGAAACTGGTATGGGAAGATCAATTTAATGGCACCACCTTAAATCCCCAATATTGGACCTACGAAGTCGGCGACGGCTGCAACAAAGGCAACTGCGGTTGGGGAAACCAGGAACTGGAATACTATACTAACCGCTCTTCCAATGTCCGGTTAGAAGGTGGTAGCCTGGTCATCGAAGCCCGCCGGGAAGATATGGGGGGCAAACCTTTTACCTCCGGTCGTATCAAAACTGCTGGCAGGGTAGCCTTCCGCTATGGCGCCCTGGAAGCCAGGATCAAAGTACCCCGCGTAGCTAATGGCCTCTGGCCGGCATTCTGGCTACTGGGCGCCACCGGTGGCACCTGGCCTAAGAACGGCGAGATCGACATCCTCGAGATCGGCGCCGCTGCCTCCATCAGCGCCGGCACCGTAAATCGTACCGTACGTGGCACCTCACACTGGTGGGCCAATATCCCGGGTGGATACGTCGGCCATGCAGAATATGGCAGAGATACCACCACCGCCGTAGAGCTAAACAACGACTTCCACTTGTACAAAGTAGAATGGGACCCGGCATTTATCACCGTCTTCCTGGATAACGCTCCTTACTATAAAATAGCTATCGATGGCGGCAATGGCCTGGAAACATTCCAAAACCCTTTCTATATCATCCTCAACCTGGCCGTAGGTGGTAACTACACCGGTATACACAGCGCGGCCGGCATCACCGCCGCATTGCCTGGCAGAATGGAGATCGACTACATCAAACTATACCAGGACGTTACCCGCAATGAAAATCTCCTCCTAAATGGCGACGATGCCCCCGAAGGCAACTACGGCATCTTCACCGACAATACCGCTGTCAACGATAAAGTGACCTTCGGCGCCGGCGCAGACCTTTTCCTGTGGAATAACATTACCAACATCACACCGGCACCGGCGCCTTTTGAAGGTAGCAACGGATGGGCTTTCCGTGCAGCCGCCGGCAACTGGTTCGGACTAGGTGTCGCCAACGATGCCAAAAACATGAGCAACTATGCAAATGGCACACTGAAATTCCATATGAAAACCAGCTCCACCGCCAACTTCAAAGTAGGTATCGCTACCGATGGCGGCGAAGGTTGGATACAGTTTAACAGAACGAACGAATATGGCTTGCAAAGAGATGGACAATGGCATGAAGTATCCATCCCGATCTCCGCATTCGGATTACAAGACCTCTCCCTGACCACACAACTGTTCATGCTCTCCGGTGATGCCCCGGCTGCTACTATGGACTTTTTCCTAGATAATATCTACTACACCGGCGGCGTATCAGCCAACCCTGCCCCGCGTGTCACTATCACGAACCTTGCTAATGAAGCCGTATTTAACACACCGGCTGCCATACCCATCCAGACCAATGCAAGCGATCCCAATGGCACCATCAGCAAAGTAGTCTTCTACAGCAACGATAACTACCTGGGTACCGTAACCACTGCACCATTCAACTACACCTGGAATAACAATACACCGGGTATATATCGTCTCACCGCTAAAGCAACAGACAACCAGGGCAAGACCACTACCTCCAAGCCAGTGACCGTCCTGGTCTCCCGCCCCGGCAACACCGCGCCCACCATCCGCATCACGGCTCCTACAAGTACCACACCGTATCGCAAACTGGCTAAAGTAAATATCGAGACAGCCATTAACGATGATGGCGTTATTTACAAAGTGGAGTTCTACAATGGTAGCACCTTACTGGGCACGGTAAATAAAGCGCCTTTCACCTTCACCTGGAATAACGTAGACCAGGGTACGTACACCATCACCGCCAAAGTATTCGATAGCGGTAAACTCACAGGTACTGCTGCTCCGGTCACTTTCACCGTAAGAGATAACAGGATCACTACCGACCGCTATGGCATCTACAGCGATGATGCTTCCTTACCCGATAAACTGACCTATGGTCTCGATGCCAATCTGTATGTTTGGAATAATCTTACCGGCATCACAGGGGCCGCACCGCAGGAAGGAACCAATGTAATGGCCTTCCGTGCCGCTGCCGCCAACTGGTTCGGATTGGGCGTATCCCACGATGTCAGGAACCTGAGCATTTTCAGCAACGGATACCTGAAATTCTGGTTTAAAACCAGTTACCAGGGCGCATTCAAATTCAGCGTGATCTCCCAGAATGGCCAGCGCGATATCGCCTTCGCCGCAGGCGAACAAAAACTGGGATTATTACGGGATGGCCAATGGCACCAGGTAGTCATACCGGTAAATACACTCTCCGGCGTCGACCTTACTACCATTACCCAGGCATTTACCTTCTCCGGCGATGCCCCTGCCGCCACCGCAGACTTCTTCATCGATAATATCTACTACACCACTTCGCTGAATGATACACCGTCCAGGAATAACCTGGCACTCAATAAACCGGCAACAGCATCTACAACGGAAAATGCCGGCACCCCTGCAGCAAGCGCCGTAGATGGCAGCAAAGCCACCCGCTGGTCCAGCGTCTTCGGAGATGGCCCGCACTCCCTGACCGTAGACCTCGGAGCTGTCTATAACATCAACGAAGTGAATATCACCTGGGAAGCCGCCTCCGCCAAAGACTACGAGATACAGCTCTCCAACGACCAGCAGAACTGGAGCCCGCTGAAAACCGTTACCGGCAATACCTCCCTCGAAAACAGCTGGACCGGCCTCTCGGGCACCGGTCGCTATATCCGCGTCAATTGTACCGCCAGGAACACCGCATACGGTTACTCTATTTTTGAGCTGGAAGTATATGGCAACAGCACCAGCGGCAGCGTAATGAGTAAGGATAAAACAGGTAACAATGATGCCGGCTGGCAGCTGCGTTTACTGCCCAATCCTGCCACCGGCGCTCAGATACAACTGTATAGCAATCGCCCCCTCCGCCAGGTCACCGTATTCGATATCAACGGTCGTGCTATCACCCGCCAGCAGACAGGCGCCACCGCTAAAGCAGGCGGCCTGTATACGATCGATATCAGTACCTTACCTTCAGGTATCTACGTACTGGAAGCACATACCACAGAACGTAGCCGCCAGACCATCAAACTCTTACGCCAATAA
- a CDS encoding SDR family NAD(P)-dependent oxidoreductase translates to MNTDNKTVLVTGGGAGIGLAIATAFAERGNKVIIVGRDAKKLQAAEQRSAHITGVACDISDVAQVDKLVKLVAEDLGGIDILVNNAGVLLARPGMPDIYEKSKAEFEINFFSVIRLTDQLLPLLRQRPEAAIVNVSSATAFSPLVGAPSYSASKAALHSYTRSLRLILSREAPQLKVFEVLPGYVDTDMASAITSQKMNASDLAQELLDGLHGDQLEIFPGPAKEYYPQFLAAPLAFAAAFNGLA, encoded by the coding sequence ATGAACACAGACAATAAGACGGTCCTGGTTACAGGCGGAGGGGCTGGTATTGGGTTGGCCATTGCGACTGCATTTGCGGAGCGAGGTAATAAAGTGATTATCGTTGGCCGTGATGCGAAGAAATTGCAGGCGGCGGAACAGCGGTCAGCGCATATCACCGGTGTGGCCTGCGATATCAGTGATGTTGCGCAGGTGGATAAGCTGGTAAAGCTGGTAGCGGAAGATCTTGGCGGTATTGATATCCTGGTGAACAATGCAGGGGTGTTGCTGGCAAGGCCGGGTATGCCTGATATTTATGAGAAAAGTAAGGCGGAGTTTGAGATCAACTTCTTTTCGGTTATACGTTTGACAGATCAGTTGTTACCGTTATTACGGCAGCGGCCGGAAGCAGCCATTGTGAATGTATCTTCTGCGACAGCATTTTCTCCGCTGGTAGGTGCCCCATCTTACAGTGCCAGTAAGGCTGCTTTACACAGCTATACACGGAGTCTGCGTCTTATTCTATCCAGAGAAGCGCCGCAGCTGAAGGTATTTGAGGTGCTGCCCGGGTATGTAGATACGGATATGGCCAGCGCCATTACGTCGCAAAAGATGAATGCGTCGGATCTGGCACAGGAATTACTGGACGGACTTCACGGTGATCAGCTGGAAATATTTCCTGGCCCGGCGAAAGAATACTATCCACAATTCCTGGCTGCACCGCTGGCATTTGCTGCTGCATTTAATGGTCTTGCCTAA
- a CDS encoding carbohydrate-binding protein, whose protein sequence is MHYRLLKFHLSGYLRLRQMVCVCFILFSGLFYHPVSAQLPAGFVAKKLTGDVINEATAMAHASDGRIFIAERSGRVKVWQNDVVSTVHTVTTTTASEQGLLGITLHPQFATNGKCYIFYTNPGMTRHYLDIIVINTANQVTGVTRVMEFDPIINGFHNGGALLFRNGLLYIAIGESNSPAESNKLDTYRGKVLRLTENGDPAPGNPYYNEAGASRQKRSIWAIGFRNPWRMSLDPVSQKLFVIDVGGNYEEINDVTNPDPAKNYDYGWEQRGRTGPEQPATTIAPAFYYGHSGWGCAITTALFFNPPATNYPAQYRNRFYFSDWCAQWLRSVDASNPGAGWQEFASGGFGSVLGTSVGIDGNIYYVRYNSTGSIWRIEYANNQAPTIVNQPVSQTVVAGDPVTFSVSASGATPLSYQWQRNGVNIAGATGTSYTINAVAAADAANYRCVVTNPSGTVNSQEARLTVQPFNARPVPKIITPVSSLTWNALDVVNFSGSASDPEDGELPASAFSWEVRFFHKDSPTSEHWHPGPVVPGGIKSGSFVADNGGESSPNIWFRVLLTVTDSQGRTGVDSVDIQPNKVILTAAANVAGLKLVLGTEGVAPFSKTFVVNTALALQANGPQVLGNNSYTFSSWNHGGPASQSLRVPAVNTTYTANYTATGLVQAPYTGTPVAIPGKIEAENFDKGGEGIAYHDSSPGNAGNNYRTTEDVDIEPCAEGGYNIGYVATGEWLEYTVNVTAPGVYTVAVRVAAPGAGRSFHLELDGQNISGTVAVPSTGGFQAWQTVTVTTPALTTGVKVLRLVLDANDFNVNYLTFSNGGSPSASKFIPGRIEAESYDEMSGVQKEGTSDTGGGENIGWIDNGDWMDYLVNVRTAGTYTVQFRVSSAPGGGQLQLRSGDNVLTTQNIAGTGGWQSWTTLTATVNLPAGDQTLRIYAAAGNWNFNWMEFTSPSGDHPPQQQGVVLYPNPVHTVLTVTPLGKDGKYIIINAANNQQTTVRAADGKLDVSRLAPGTYILRFQDGNKAISKKFIKL, encoded by the coding sequence ATGCACTATCGTTTACTAAAATTCCATCTTAGTGGTTACCTACGTCTGCGCCAAATGGTCTGCGTATGTTTTATTCTATTCTCAGGTCTTTTTTATCATCCTGTATCGGCACAGCTGCCGGCAGGATTTGTTGCCAAGAAGCTAACCGGCGATGTCATCAATGAAGCGACTGCTATGGCACATGCCAGTGACGGCAGGATCTTTATTGCAGAACGATCCGGCCGGGTGAAAGTATGGCAGAACGATGTAGTTAGTACTGTACATACGGTGACTACCACTACTGCATCAGAGCAGGGATTGCTGGGCATTACACTGCATCCTCAGTTTGCCACGAACGGGAAATGTTACATCTTCTACACTAATCCGGGGATGACGCGACATTACCTGGATATCATCGTGATCAATACGGCCAACCAGGTGACGGGTGTAACGCGGGTGATGGAGTTTGATCCGATCATCAACGGCTTTCATAACGGCGGGGCGTTGTTATTCAGAAACGGGCTGCTGTATATCGCTATTGGTGAAAGCAACTCCCCTGCGGAGTCCAACAAATTGGACACTTATCGTGGCAAGGTGTTACGGTTGACGGAGAATGGTGATCCGGCACCCGGTAACCCTTATTACAATGAAGCAGGTGCGAGCCGCCAAAAAAGAAGTATCTGGGCGATAGGGTTCCGGAACCCCTGGCGTATGAGCCTGGACCCCGTATCACAAAAGTTGTTCGTCATTGACGTAGGCGGGAACTATGAAGAGATCAATGACGTCACCAACCCTGATCCTGCCAAGAACTATGATTACGGGTGGGAACAGCGGGGCCGGACGGGACCGGAGCAGCCGGCTACTACTATTGCTCCTGCTTTCTATTACGGCCATAGCGGCTGGGGATGTGCGATCACGACAGCCCTGTTCTTTAACCCACCTGCGACCAACTATCCGGCGCAATATCGCAACCGTTTTTATTTCTCCGACTGGTGTGCACAATGGCTACGCAGTGTGGATGCTTCTAATCCGGGTGCGGGCTGGCAGGAATTCGCCAGCGGAGGCTTTGGTTCTGTGCTCGGCACCAGTGTAGGCATAGACGGTAACATCTACTATGTGAGGTATAATTCCACCGGTAGTATCTGGCGGATCGAGTATGCTAACAATCAGGCACCTACGATCGTGAACCAGCCGGTGAGCCAGACGGTAGTTGCCGGTGATCCGGTTACGTTCAGCGTATCGGCATCGGGAGCTACTCCCCTGAGCTATCAGTGGCAGCGTAATGGCGTCAACATTGCTGGTGCTACCGGTACCAGCTATACGATCAATGCAGTGGCAGCGGCAGATGCAGCCAATTACCGTTGTGTAGTGACTAATCCAAGCGGTACGGTTAACAGCCAGGAAGCACGCCTGACGGTGCAGCCATTCAATGCCCGGCCGGTGCCCAAGATCATTACGCCCGTGTCTTCCCTCACCTGGAATGCGTTGGATGTGGTGAATTTTTCGGGCAGTGCGAGTGATCCGGAAGACGGTGAGTTGCCTGCATCGGCGTTTAGCTGGGAAGTGCGCTTCTTCCATAAGGACAGTCCTACCAGTGAGCACTGGCATCCGGGCCCTGTTGTACCCGGCGGTATCAAATCCGGCAGTTTCGTAGCCGACAATGGCGGTGAATCTTCTCCGAATATCTGGTTCCGTGTATTACTTACCGTTACAGACTCTCAGGGAAGGACCGGAGTAGACTCTGTAGATATACAACCCAACAAGGTGATACTGACGGCGGCGGCTAACGTTGCGGGTCTCAAGCTGGTATTGGGTACGGAAGGTGTAGCCCCCTTCTCCAAAACCTTTGTTGTCAATACTGCCCTTGCCTTACAAGCTAACGGGCCGCAGGTGCTCGGTAATAACTCGTATACTTTCAGTTCCTGGAATCATGGCGGACCTGCCAGTCAATCGCTGCGGGTACCGGCCGTCAACACGACTTACACGGCTAATTATACCGCTACTGGGCTGGTGCAGGCACCTTATACGGGCACGCCTGTTGCTATACCCGGTAAGATAGAGGCGGAGAATTTTGACAAGGGAGGAGAAGGCATTGCGTATCATGACTCCAGCCCGGGTAATGCGGGTAACAATTACCGTACGACGGAAGATGTGGATATAGAACCCTGTGCGGAAGGCGGATACAATATAGGATATGTAGCTACCGGTGAATGGCTGGAATATACGGTAAATGTGACAGCCCCCGGTGTATATACAGTGGCTGTACGTGTAGCAGCTCCCGGCGCCGGCCGTTCATTCCATCTGGAGCTGGATGGACAAAATATCTCCGGTACTGTTGCGGTACCTAGTACGGGAGGCTTCCAGGCCTGGCAGACGGTAACAGTAACCACCCCGGCACTGACCACTGGCGTGAAAGTGTTGCGGCTGGTATTGGATGCCAATGACTTCAACGTGAACTATTTGACCTTTAGTAATGGCGGATCGCCATCGGCCAGTAAGTTCATCCCCGGACGCATAGAAGCGGAGTCTTATGACGAAATGAGCGGTGTGCAAAAAGAAGGCACCAGCGATACAGGTGGCGGAGAAAATATTGGCTGGATAGATAACGGAGACTGGATGGATTACCTCGTAAATGTACGTACGGCCGGCACTTATACGGTTCAATTCAGGGTATCCAGTGCGCCTGGCGGCGGTCAGCTGCAATTGCGTTCCGGCGATAATGTATTGACCACACAGAACATTGCCGGCACGGGTGGCTGGCAATCATGGACGACACTTACCGCAACTGTCAACCTGCCCGCAGGCGACCAGACCCTGCGTATATATGCAGCAGCTGGTAACTGGAATTTCAACTGGATGGAATTTACCAGTCCCAGTGGCGACCATCCTCCTCAACAGCAAGGAGTTGTGTTGTATCCCAACCCGGTACACACGGTATTGACGGTAACGCCTTTGGGGAAAGACGGTAAATATATCATCATCAATGCGGCCAATAACCAGCAAACGACCGTCAGGGCTGCTGATGGTAAGCTAGATGTAAGCCGGCTGGCACCCGGCACTTATATTTTGCGTTTCCAGGATGGCAATAAGGCCATTAGCAAAAAATTCATCAAACTCTGA